One stretch of Nitratiruptor tergarcus DSM 16512 DNA includes these proteins:
- a CDS encoding D-2-hydroxyacid dehydrogenase codes for MKIVVLDAKTLGEVDFSLLNRFGEVTVYPTTSDQQKLQRIKDANIIITNKVVIDKEAIDIAKNLQLICIAATGMNNVDLDYAKQKGITVKNVVGYSTESVVQHTFAMAFYLIEHLPYYDTYVKSGKWSESGIFTCLDKPFFEIFNKRWGIIGMGAIGKRVAQVAQSFGCEVVYHSTSGKNLDHPYTHLDLDTLLATSDIISIHAPLNEKTKNLIQKEQLLKLKDKAILLNLGRGGIINEKALATVIDQKEIYVGLDVTQKEPLPKDSPLLQIENRDRLLITPHIAWTSIEARERLFASIIKNIEEFLSSN; via the coding sequence ATGAAAATCGTGGTTTTAGACGCTAAAACACTTGGAGAGGTTGATTTCTCTTTGCTCAATCGCTTTGGCGAAGTCACAGTATATCCTACGACCTCAGACCAACAGAAGCTTCAAAGAATCAAAGATGCCAATATTATCATTACCAATAAAGTAGTTATCGATAAAGAAGCTATCGATATTGCGAAAAATCTACAACTCATCTGCATTGCCGCAACAGGAATGAATAATGTAGACCTTGATTATGCCAAGCAAAAAGGCATAACAGTTAAAAACGTAGTTGGCTACTCAACTGAGAGTGTCGTACAGCATACTTTTGCAATGGCTTTTTACCTCATAGAGCACCTTCCCTACTATGATACCTATGTCAAAAGTGGTAAATGGAGCGAATCTGGGATCTTTACCTGCCTGGATAAGCCCTTTTTTGAAATTTTCAATAAGCGATGGGGCATTATTGGGATGGGAGCAATTGGTAAAAGAGTAGCCCAGGTAGCACAAAGTTTTGGATGTGAGGTGGTCTATCACTCAACAAGCGGGAAAAACCTTGATCATCCCTACACACATCTCGATCTCGATACGCTTCTAGCTACAAGCGATATTATCTCTATTCATGCTCCTTTGAATGAAAAGACAAAAAATCTCATCCAAAAAGAGCAGCTCCTTAAACTCAAAGATAAAGCCATTCTGCTCAATCTCGGTAGAGGTGGTATTATCAATGAAAAAGCACTTGCAACCGTTATAGATCAAAAAGAGATCTATGTGGGACTCGATGTAACCCAAAAGGAGCCGCTCCCAAAAGATTCGCCTCTACTGCAAATAGAAAATAGAGATCGACTCCTCATCACACCCCATATCGCCTGGACAAGCATAGAAGCGAGAGAGAGACTCTTTGCTTCTATCATCAAAAACATAGAGGAGTTTTTAAGTAGTAATTAG
- the ilvD gene encoding dihydroxy-acid dehydratase, translating into MRSDEIKKGYQRAPHRSLLRAVGLKDEDFDKPFIGVANSFIEIIPGHFFLNKYAQIIKDEIRKNGCVPFEFNTIGVDDGIAMGHDGMLYSLPSREIIANSIETVMNAHKLDAMIAIPNCDKITPGMIMGALRVNVPTIFVSGGPMQAGHLSDGTPIDLATAFEAVGKVAQGEMSEEQLYEIECEACPSGGSCSGMFTANSMNTLMEAMGIALKGNGTILALTPEREELLRQAARRICEITKDESLTEKYRIRNIINEKAVHNAFVVDMAMGGSTNTVLHMMAIAKEAGVDFDLAKLNEISKHVAHIAKISPSLQTVHMEDIHKAGGVSAVMKEASKRSDTVLYLDNPVIEGGTVADRIKDAKVLDTSIIHPVENPYSEVGGLAILFGNLAQEGAVVKTAGIDPNMREFTGKAICFDSQQEAIDGIIGGKVKPGHVVVIRYEGPKGGPGMQEMLAPTSLIAGMNLGDKVALITDGRFSGATRGASIGHVSPEAAEGGVIGLLQDGDEIYINVDTYTLEVKLSDKELEERRKNFKPKVKDIKGRWLRQYRSLVTNAAHGAILKDEC; encoded by the coding sequence ATGCGAAGTGATGAGATAAAAAAGGGGTATCAACGTGCTCCACACAGAAGTCTTTTACGTGCTGTTGGTCTCAAAGATGAAGATTTTGACAAACCCTTTATCGGTGTTGCCAACTCCTTTATAGAGATAATTCCAGGCCACTTTTTTCTCAATAAATATGCTCAGATTATTAAAGATGAGATCCGCAAGAATGGATGTGTTCCTTTTGAGTTTAATACTATCGGTGTAGATGATGGGATTGCGATGGGGCATGACGGTATGCTCTACTCTCTTCCTAGTCGTGAAATTATCGCTAACTCTATTGAAACAGTTATGAATGCCCATAAGCTTGATGCGATGATTGCAATTCCAAATTGTGACAAGATTACTCCGGGGATGATAATGGGGGCTTTGAGGGTCAATGTCCCTACTATTTTTGTAAGTGGCGGTCCTATGCAAGCAGGACACCTCAGCGATGGCACCCCAATAGATCTAGCAACTGCTTTTGAAGCGGTAGGAAAAGTAGCGCAAGGAGAGATGAGTGAAGAGCAGCTTTATGAGATCGAGTGTGAAGCGTGCCCAAGTGGAGGAAGTTGCTCAGGAATGTTTACAGCAAACTCAATGAATACACTTATGGAAGCGATGGGAATTGCTCTTAAAGGAAACGGTACCATCCTTGCACTCACGCCTGAGCGAGAAGAGCTTTTGCGTCAAGCTGCAAGACGCATCTGCGAAATAACCAAAGACGAGAGTCTCACCGAAAAGTATCGCATCCGCAACATCATCAACGAAAAAGCTGTACACAACGCTTTTGTTGTCGATATGGCCATGGGTGGAAGTACTAACACTGTTTTGCATATGATGGCTATCGCTAAAGAGGCGGGAGTCGATTTTGATCTTGCAAAACTCAATGAAATTAGCAAGCATGTTGCTCACATTGCAAAAATCTCTCCAAGCCTCCAGACAGTACACATGGAAGATATTCATAAAGCTGGTGGGGTGAGTGCAGTGATGAAAGAAGCCAGCAAACGCAGCGATACAGTACTCTACCTCGATAATCCCGTTATTGAAGGAGGCACTGTAGCTGATAGAATCAAAGATGCAAAAGTTCTTGATACCTCTATTATTCACCCTGTTGAAAACCCTTACAGCGAAGTGGGAGGTCTTGCAATTCTTTTTGGAAATCTTGCGCAGGAAGGAGCAGTAGTTAAAACAGCTGGCATAGATCCTAACATGCGAGAGTTTACTGGGAAAGCTATTTGCTTTGATAGTCAGCAAGAGGCTATTGATGGTATTATTGGAGGCAAAGTCAAACCTGGCCATGTAGTAGTAATCCGCTATGAAGGTCCCAAAGGAGGGCCTGGTATGCAAGAGATGCTAGCTCCCACAAGTCTTATAGCCGGTATGAATCTTGGTGATAAAGTTGCTCTCATCACTGATGGACGCTTTAGCGGAGCTACAAGAGGGGCAAGTATCGGCCATGTAAGTCCAGAAGCTGCAGAAGGAGGCGTTATAGGACTCTTGCAAGATGGAGATGAGATCTATATCAACGTAGATACCTATACACTTGAAGTCAAACTCAGTGATAAAGAGCTAGAAGAGCGTCGCAAAAACTTCAAGCCAAAAGTAAAAGATATAAAAGGAAGATGGCTTCGCCAATATAGATCTCTTGTTACAAATGCAGCCCATGGGGCTATTTTAAAAGATGAGTGCTAA
- a CDS encoding metallophosphoesterase family protein: protein MQRRDFLKATLTLPLAFPLFAKEDEKLRFLHITDSHMDLSMPHTVKAMEHLADVVNTRFSHIDFVLFGGDNFNNTVPGDKDAKIFKAFIEKMKVPCYCVRGNKESSPKGDNSIDAGEFARLFFDQKGMRVSGRDWMVEHKGYLILGLDSTIEHSGAGIYTKETIAFAKKALNKGKPTIILNHHPYLNYWHGTDPKDIHKYVLQNTKEVQEQLFRYPNLILTLSGHKHIDNVSRIGHVTAIASRAFKAAQILYQNPMRYIKIGRGGIKEKLITT from the coding sequence ATGCAACGTAGAGACTTTCTCAAAGCTACATTGACACTCCCTCTTGCATTTCCATTATTTGCAAAAGAAGATGAAAAGCTTCGCTTTCTTCACATTACCGATTCTCACATGGATCTGAGTATGCCTCATACTGTTAAGGCGATGGAGCATCTGGCTGATGTTGTCAATACTCGCTTTTCTCATATAGATTTTGTTCTCTTTGGTGGAGATAACTTTAATAATACGGTTCCTGGTGATAAAGATGCAAAAATATTTAAAGCTTTTATAGAGAAGATGAAAGTACCATGCTACTGTGTAAGAGGCAATAAGGAGTCCTCTCCAAAAGGTGATAATAGTATTGATGCTGGTGAATTTGCAAGACTCTTTTTTGATCAAAAAGGGATGAGAGTCTCTGGCAGGGACTGGATGGTGGAGCATAAAGGATATCTGATTTTAGGGCTTGATAGTACAATTGAGCATAGTGGAGCTGGTATCTATACAAAAGAGACAATTGCTTTTGCAAAAAAGGCTCTGAACAAAGGTAAGCCTACCATTATATTAAATCATCATCCATATCTTAACTATTGGCATGGAACCGATCCAAAAGATATACATAAGTATGTTTTGCAAAATACAAAAGAGGTGCAAGAGCAGCTTTTTAGGTATCCTAATCTTATTTTAACTCTCTCTGGCCATAAGCATATAGATAATGTAAGTCGCATAGGTCACGTGACAGCAATTGCTTCACGTGCTTTCAAAGCTGCTCAGATCCTCTACCAAAACCCAATGCGCTATATCAAGATTGGTAGAGGAGGCATAAAAGAAAAACTAATTACTACTTAA